Proteins from a genomic interval of Treponema brennaborense DSM 12168:
- a CDS encoding RHS repeat domain-containing protein has translation MKLRRAITPILITEKTPSLTGNGSGALVRGEGYLYDSFGRRSATITDTGAITRYEYNSAGQLSAVYYPDTPELKALHEKEAEQNGVFYQESRAAAVNMFLTGEEYNALQLLLNNMHYTLGNRLSVVQTFRTEVYTYDSPVEILWNTK, from the coding sequence ATGAAACTGCGCAGAGCCATAACGCCCATATTAATAACAGAGAAAACTCCATCGTTAACAGGTAATGGTTCTGGTGCATTAGTTCGTGGCGAAGGTTATTTGTATGATTCATTCGGACGGCGTTCAGCAACCATAACAGATACAGGAGCTATTACACGTTATGAATACAACAGTGCCGGACAACTATCAGCAGTGTATTACCCGGACACGCCTGAACTAAAAGCCCTCCACGAAAAAGAGGCAGAACAGAACGGAGTATTCTACCAAGAAAGTCGGGCAGCAGCTGTTAATATGTTCTTAACAGGTGAAGAGTATAACGCATTACAATTGTTACTAAACAACATGCACTATACATTAGGAAACAGACTTTCTGTAGTACAAACCTTTAGAACAGAAGTATATACTTATGACTCTCCAGTCGAGATTTTGTGGAACACAAAATGA
- a CDS encoding RHS repeat-associated core domain-containing protein, translated as MKTLYDGFTFEIVKESPIFANGLFTDKYNTGIQYSTSNTGKPTGDRYRYIEDETDDSRYRYIEDSVYELQTPRFTGNRAVLYGNGSPVAVNRGSSSSSSSSNSNSASSSSTSSGGFYSPTETRYTNTSYLQDNISYLGTDILGSVRTVTSSYGTVESESTYDVFGIPITGTYTTGVDFAYLGKPYDTATGLYNYGYRDYSPSAARFTTVDPIKDGANWFVYVNNDPGVILKSCG; from the coding sequence ATGAAAACTCTTTACGACGGGTTCACCTTCGAGATAGTTAAAGAAAGCCCCATCTTCGCAAACGGATTGTTTACGGATAAGTACAACACCGGCATACAATACAGTACCAGCAACACCGGAAAACCAACTGGAGATAGATATCGTTATATAGAAGACGAGACTGACGACTCAAGATACCGCTACATAGAGGATTCAGTTTATGAACTACAGACACCACGCTTTACTGGCAACAGAGCAGTTCTTTACGGGAACGGCTCGCCAGTAGCCGTAAACAGAGGCAGTTCAAGTAGTAGTTCCTCTTCTAACAGTAATAGCGCAAGTTCCTCTAGTACAAGCTCAGGCGGATTTTATTCACCAACAGAAACACGGTACACAAATACCTCTTACTTACAAGACAATATCTCATACCTTGGAACAGATATTCTAGGAAGTGTGCGTACCGTTACCTCTAGTTATGGAACAGTAGAAAGTGAATCTACTTACGACGTATTTGGAATCCCAATAACTGGAACATACACAACAGGTGTAGACTTTGCCTACCTTGGAAAACCCTATGACACCGCCACTGGCTTATATAACTATGGCTATAGAGATTACTCACCAAGTGCTGCAAGGTTTACAACAGTTGACCCAATAAAAGACGGAGCCAACTGGTTTGTGTATGTAAATAACGACCCAGGAGTTATACTCAAAAGTTGTGGATGA
- a CDS encoding IS256 family transposase, translating to MENILQWNLEKSTTASADFFENLVRESARKMLAAALESEVDQFIQKHQHKLDADGHRTVVRNGYMPEREIQATCGTIKVRQPRIDDRALPGPERFTSAILPRFMRKTPTLENVIPTLYLKGISTNKFQDALTAIFGEGAKGFSPATITRLKEVWRKEYNEWAHRRLDGKEYVYVWADGVYCNARLDDQKLCLLVIIGVTVDGKKELVAVHQGVRESEESWLEVLRDLKFRGLTAAPKLAICDGALGFQNAVDKVWGQMKIQRCWFHKTGNVLDKMPDCVQPAAKKKLQDIFLADTKQHAQDAYRHFIDTYELKYPKATECLAKDYDDLFRFYDYPAEHWVHIRTSNPIESMFATVRLRHRSTKGNGSADATLAMVFKLCKEAEKNWRRLKGFEKLQLVKEDKTFVDGILQIAA from the coding sequence ATGGAAAATATTTTACAGTGGAATTTGGAAAAAAGCACTACAGCAAGTGCAGATTTTTTTGAAAATCTTGTCCGGGAATCGGCAAGAAAGATGCTCGCGGCGGCATTGGAAAGCGAAGTTGACCAGTTCATCCAGAAACATCAGCATAAGCTGGATGCAGACGGACATAGGACGGTGGTCAGAAACGGCTATATGCCGGAACGTGAAATTCAGGCGACATGCGGAACAATCAAAGTCCGCCAGCCTCGCATTGACGACCGTGCTCTTCCTGGTCCAGAGCGTTTTACAAGTGCGATTCTTCCCAGGTTCATGCGGAAAACACCGACACTTGAGAACGTGATTCCAACGCTGTACCTGAAAGGAATCTCCACAAACAAGTTTCAGGATGCGCTAACGGCGATTTTCGGAGAAGGCGCGAAAGGCTTTTCTCCGGCAACAATAACAAGACTCAAGGAGGTCTGGCGGAAAGAATATAACGAATGGGCACACAGAAGGCTTGACGGAAAAGAATACGTATATGTGTGGGCTGACGGTGTCTACTGCAATGCCCGGCTTGATGACCAGAAACTCTGTCTCCTTGTAATAATTGGAGTTACAGTAGACGGAAAGAAGGAGCTTGTCGCTGTTCATCAGGGAGTGCGTGAAAGTGAGGAATCCTGGCTTGAGGTTCTGCGCGACTTGAAATTCCGCGGACTTACGGCAGCTCCAAAACTTGCAATATGTGACGGAGCGCTTGGATTTCAAAATGCAGTGGATAAAGTCTGGGGTCAGATGAAAATCCAGCGATGCTGGTTTCACAAGACGGGCAATGTGCTGGACAAAATGCCGGACTGCGTTCAGCCGGCGGCTAAAAAGAAACTTCAGGATATTTTTCTTGCAGACACAAAACAGCACGCACAGGATGCCTATCGGCATTTCATTGATACGTATGAGCTGAAATATCCGAAAGCAACGGAGTGCCTTGCAAAAGATTACGATGACCTGTTCAGGTTCTATGATTATCCGGCAGAGCACTGGGTTCATATCAGGACTTCAAACCCGATTGAATCGATGTTCGCAACGGTAAGGCTAAGGCACAGGTCAACTAAAGGAAATGGTTCTGCGGATGCCACGCTCGCAATGGTGTTTAAGCTCTGCAAGGAAGCTGAAAAGAACTGGAGACGGCTCAAAGGTTTTGAAAAGCTCCAGCTGGTCAAAGAAGATAAAACTTTTGTAGATGGAATCTTACAGATTGCAGCCTAA
- a CDS encoding RHS repeat-associated core domain-containing protein — protein sequence MRSVTSSYGTVESESTYDVFGIPITGTYTTGVDFAYLGKPYDTATGLYNYGYRDYNPTAARFTTVDPIKDGANWFVYVNNDPVNYVDLWGLSAGDAKSVWDGFTGAGNPYANYGVSTIIDSTLSSDIAEKTTNYVNDFRCDMYAWNSAVSDGVNPKGQNGEDWDIDRESVSDIYNKFPVLRFVAPQNNTKGFAFYFNDMNDEPVHIEYYDNTNDVSETYVQYKTDGKNAVETVDRKINDDRNLSVVYVVIYSE from the coding sequence ATACGCTCCGTTACTTCCAGTTATGGAACAGTAGAAAGTGAATCAACCTACGACGTATTTGGAATCCCAATAACTGGAACATACACAACAGGTGTAGACTTTGCCTACCTAGGTAAACCATATGACACCGCCACTGGCTTGTATAACTACGGCTACAGAGACTACAACCCAACAGCAGCTAGATTTACAACTGTAGACCCAATTAAAGACGGAGCTAACTGGTTTGTGTATGTAAATAACGACCCAGTGAATTATGTAGATTTGTGGGGATTAAGTGCTGGAGATGCAAAAAGTGTTTGGGATGGTTTTACAGGAGCAGGAAATCCTTATGCTAATTATGGAGTTTCAACAATTATCGATAGTACTTTGTCCAGCGATATTGCAGAAAAAACGACTAATTACGTAAATGATTTTCGATGTGATATGTATGCATGGAATTCAGCTGTAAGTGATGGTGTAAATCCTAAAGGTCAAAACGGTGAGGATTGGGATATAGATAGAGAGTCAGTTTCAGATATTTATAACAAATTTCCTGTTTTACGATTTGTCGCACCTCAAAATAATACAAAAGGGTTTGCATTCTATTTTAATGATATGAACGACGAACCTGTTCATATAGAATATTACGACAACACAAATGATGTTTCAGAAACATATGTACAATATAAAACTGATGGTAAAAATGCTGTAGAAACTGTAGATAGAAAAATCAATGATGATAGAAATTTATCTGTAGTATATGTTGTAATTTATTCGGAATAA
- a CDS encoding helix-turn-helix transcriptional regulator — protein sequence MEQKLTGKKRDDIRRTTRIIQIDEMLRGGSYIKIDDLIFTFGVNRRTVERDFEHLRDELNAPLEYDKSRLYHYTDPTFSIPNIVLTEGELFTVSTVMPLMEQYKNTPLENSFKSIMTKIVSFLPDTVTVNSSFLNQDVSFISDPLPKIDENIFNSIFKAIRSRTVISFEYKSAGSKLFKNKSIDSYRVLCQKGNWYVLGFDREVQAVRVYALPRIKNIVFEHKTFTVPKDFNVENHIDLNFGIWNNPNQPVEYELLFSPQTSNYVLEREWHKNQQVEQKEDGSVLLKFKSNQSQMIFTWVMSFGDAVMVRKPPELREKIMAECEKMMKKYR from the coding sequence ATGGAACAAAAACTTACCGGTAAAAAGCGTGATGATATCCGCCGCACGACACGAATCATTCAAATTGATGAAATGCTGCGCGGCGGTTCATACATCAAGATAGACGATTTGATTTTCACATTCGGCGTAAACCGCCGCACTGTTGAGCGCGATTTTGAGCATCTCCGTGATGAACTGAATGCTCCGCTCGAATACGACAAATCACGCCTGTATCACTACACCGACCCGACTTTTTCAATCCCGAATATCGTGCTTACGGAAGGCGAACTGTTTACCGTTTCAACCGTTATGCCGCTTATGGAACAGTATAAGAATACTCCGCTGGAAAATTCATTCAAAAGTATCATGACAAAGATAGTATCGTTTTTGCCCGATACGGTTACCGTGAATTCTTCTTTTTTGAATCAAGACGTCAGCTTTATTTCAGATCCGCTGCCTAAAATCGATGAAAACATTTTCAATTCCATTTTTAAGGCAATCAGAAGCCGTACCGTCATTTCTTTTGAGTATAAAAGTGCCGGAAGCAAGCTGTTCAAAAACAAATCCATCGATTCATATCGCGTTCTGTGTCAAAAAGGAAACTGGTATGTGCTCGGATTTGACCGCGAAGTACAAGCCGTTCGCGTGTATGCGCTTCCGAGGATTAAAAACATCGTTTTTGAGCACAAAACATTTACCGTTCCGAAAGATTTTAACGTGGAAAATCATATAGATTTGAACTTTGGCATTTGGAACAACCCGAATCAGCCTGTAGAATATGAACTGCTGTTTTCGCCCCAAACGAGCAACTACGTTCTTGAGCGTGAATGGCATAAAAATCAGCAGGTTGAACAAAAAGAAGACGGCTCCGTTTTATTGAAGTTCAAATCGAACCAAAGCCAGATGATTTTTACCTGGGTAATGAGTTTCGGCGATGCGGTTATGGTACGAAAACCGCCTGAACTTCGCGAAAAAATCATGGCGGAGTGCGAAAAAATGATGAAGAAATATAGATGA
- the hisS gene encoding histidine--tRNA ligase, producing the protein MDTLIQPKVLKGFRDFLPEAEITRSALIEKLTAAFRSFGYVPIDTPVLEYAEILLRKSSGETEKQVFRFEDNGGRDVALRFDLTVPFARFTAEHKDELYFPFKRYHIAKVWRGEKPQAGRYREFVQCDFDCVGSDSAACDFEILALMKTALSVIGVEDVTIRMSHRGVFNRFLANRGLTEKSEDILRTVDKLAKIGRDEVIAQLTDSTGSAVLAEDIVSYIGMEATFEATLAHMEKMAGGEADDTRRLRDIRAMMEAAGIADSFVLDPSITRGLDYYTGVVYETFLNALPSIGSVCSGGRYDNLAGLYMKDRVPGVGSSIGLDRLIAGLDQLGALEHKKSYVQAEIFCLDAALAAHYQKVASQLRAAGIACEVFPDAKKIGAQYAVAEKKGVPFGILIKPEDAERNVLTLKNLTTREQFDGISVRDAVACIGEAR; encoded by the coding sequence ATGGATACACTGATACAACCCAAAGTTTTGAAGGGATTCCGCGATTTTTTGCCGGAAGCGGAAATTACCCGGTCGGCGTTGATCGAAAAACTGACTGCGGCGTTCCGTTCGTTCGGATACGTGCCGATCGATACGCCCGTGCTCGAATACGCGGAGATTTTGCTGCGTAAAAGCAGCGGAGAGACGGAAAAACAGGTTTTCCGGTTTGAAGACAACGGCGGGCGCGACGTGGCGCTGCGTTTTGATCTGACCGTACCGTTCGCGCGGTTTACGGCCGAACATAAAGACGAATTGTATTTTCCGTTCAAACGGTATCATATTGCAAAAGTGTGGCGCGGCGAAAAACCTCAGGCCGGACGGTATCGGGAATTCGTGCAGTGCGATTTTGACTGTGTCGGTTCCGACAGCGCCGCGTGTGATTTTGAAATTCTGGCGCTGATGAAAACGGCGCTTTCCGTGATCGGCGTTGAAGACGTAACGATTCGCATGAGCCACCGCGGTGTTTTTAACCGTTTTTTGGCGAATCGCGGTCTGACCGAAAAAAGTGAAGACATTCTGCGTACGGTAGATAAATTGGCTAAAATCGGCCGCGATGAAGTGATTGCGCAGCTTACCGATAGTACCGGTTCCGCCGTTCTTGCCGAAGATATCGTTTCGTATATCGGCATGGAAGCGACGTTTGAAGCTACCCTCGCCCACATGGAAAAGATGGCCGGCGGCGAAGCCGACGATACGCGCCGTCTGCGCGATATCCGCGCCATGATGGAAGCTGCCGGTATCGCCGATTCGTTCGTGCTTGATCCGTCGATTACGCGCGGACTCGATTATTACACCGGCGTTGTGTACGAAACGTTTTTGAACGCGCTGCCGTCGATCGGTTCGGTGTGTTCGGGCGGCAGGTACGACAATCTTGCCGGTTTGTATATGAAAGACCGCGTACCCGGCGTGGGTTCTTCGATCGGACTTGACCGGCTTATCGCGGGTCTTGACCAGTTGGGAGCGCTCGAGCATAAAAAAAGCTACGTGCAAGCCGAAATATTCTGTTTGGACGCCGCGCTTGCGGCTCATTATCAGAAAGTCGCTTCCCAATTGCGCGCGGCGGGCATTGCGTGCGAAGTGTTTCCCGACGCAAAAAAAATCGGCGCTCAGTATGCGGTTGCCGAAAAAAAAGGCGTTCCGTTCGGTATTCTGATAAAGCCGGAGGACGCGGAGCGGAACGTTCTGACACTCAAAAATCTTACGACGCGCGAACAGTTCGACGGTATTTCCGTGCGGGACGCGGTGGCCTGCATCGGGGAAGCTCGGTAG
- a CDS encoding type III pantothenate kinase, whose product MQLLLAIDIGNTNIVATLFHDDELIHTWRIFSDTRRTGDEYRAILTSFFRDAGVSVASITSCVLSSVVPVLIGQFVGLIEHLTGRKPILVNPTIFPLLPVKIPESAVHEIGSDLVCNAVEAYCRYRSPCIVVDFGTALTFTAIGADGTLLGIAITPGIGTARNALFNNTAQLPSVPLEAPPSSLGTNTIHSIQAGIVLGYKGLVESLINRMKTDMSAQTGIAADTIRIIATGGLNSVLKPITDVFQNVDKSLTLYGLKRIADIVGARTPPESPLI is encoded by the coding sequence TTGCAATTGCTTTTAGCCATAGATATCGGAAATACGAACATCGTCGCCACGCTCTTTCACGACGACGAACTGATTCACACCTGGCGGATTTTCAGCGACACGCGCCGCACCGGCGACGAATATCGCGCCATTTTGACCTCTTTTTTCCGTGACGCCGGAGTCAGCGTCGCCAGCATCACGTCCTGCGTACTCAGCTCGGTTGTCCCCGTGCTTATCGGCCAGTTCGTCGGCCTGATCGAACACCTGACCGGCCGCAAGCCCATTCTGGTAAACCCGACCATATTTCCGCTCCTGCCGGTGAAAATTCCCGAATCCGCCGTACATGAAATAGGAAGCGACCTTGTCTGCAACGCCGTGGAAGCGTACTGCCGCTACCGTTCGCCCTGTATCGTCGTAGACTTCGGCACCGCGCTCACGTTCACCGCCATCGGAGCCGACGGCACGCTGCTCGGCATCGCCATCACGCCGGGTATCGGCACCGCGCGCAACGCCCTGTTCAACAACACCGCCCAGCTGCCATCCGTTCCGCTTGAAGCGCCGCCTTCCAGTCTCGGAACCAACACCATTCATTCAATCCAAGCCGGAATCGTACTCGGATACAAAGGTCTCGTCGAATCGCTCATAAACCGAATGAAAACCGACATGTCCGCGCAGACCGGCATCGCAGCCGACACTATCAGAATCATCGCGACCGGCGGCCTCAACAGCGTGCTCAAACCCATCACCGACGTGTTCCAGAACGTAGACAAATCGCTCACACTGTACGGTCTCAAACGGATTGCGGACATCGTCGGCGCTCGAACGCCGCCGGAATCACCTCTCATCTAA
- a CDS encoding NCS2 family permease, which translates to MEKFFKLQERGTTVRKEVVAGITTFLAMSYILAVNPGILGSIPGMPANSVFTATALAAAIGTLVMAFAANLPVALAPGMGLNAFFTYTVVFGMGYSWQTALTAVFLEGIVFIILSFFNVREAIVKAIPANLKKAVAVGIGLFIALIGLANAGVVSNETGTIIGFAALKGPALVAVIGLIITIALYALKVPGSILIGIVLTTVIGIPFGVTSVPEGFTPVSLPAAPLFCKFDFSSVLTIKFFTVFFTFFFVDVFDTVGTLVGVTAQAGLSDEEGNIPNVKQALLADAVGTVAGAALGTSTVTSFVESTAGVAAGGRTGLSSVVTALFFLLALFLAPLFLLVPGAATAPALIFVGFLMMKSVTGINFEDPTEGIPCFIAIIVMPFAYSIAEGIVWGVLAYVLVNAVTGKFKKISVITWILFVIFLLRFFLK; encoded by the coding sequence ATGGAAAAATTCTTCAAACTGCAGGAGCGCGGTACGACTGTCCGTAAGGAAGTCGTTGCCGGTATTACGACGTTCCTCGCCATGTCCTACATTCTGGCAGTCAATCCGGGAATACTCGGCAGCATTCCCGGAATGCCCGCGAACAGCGTTTTTACCGCGACGGCTTTAGCTGCCGCCATCGGTACGCTGGTTATGGCGTTCGCTGCAAATCTGCCCGTCGCGCTCGCACCCGGTATGGGACTGAACGCCTTTTTTACGTATACGGTCGTGTTCGGTATGGGATACAGCTGGCAGACAGCCCTGACGGCGGTTTTTCTCGAAGGCATCGTTTTTATCATTCTGTCGTTTTTTAACGTCCGTGAAGCGATCGTTAAAGCGATTCCCGCAAACCTCAAAAAGGCAGTCGCCGTCGGTATCGGATTGTTTATCGCGCTGATCGGTCTTGCAAACGCCGGCGTCGTATCAAATGAAACCGGAACGATTATCGGTTTTGCAGCATTGAAAGGCCCGGCGCTCGTCGCCGTTATCGGACTGATTATCACCATCGCACTGTACGCACTGAAAGTTCCCGGTTCTATTCTGATCGGTATCGTTTTGACGACCGTCATCGGCATTCCGTTCGGCGTTACGTCGGTTCCCGAAGGATTCACTCCCGTATCGCTTCCGGCCGCTCCGCTGTTCTGCAAATTCGATTTTTCAAGCGTGCTGACGATCAAATTCTTTACCGTATTCTTTACGTTCTTTTTCGTCGACGTTTTCGACACCGTCGGAACGCTGGTCGGCGTTACGGCGCAGGCCGGACTTTCCGATGAAGAAGGCAATATTCCCAACGTCAAGCAGGCACTGCTTGCCGATGCGGTCGGAACCGTTGCCGGTGCCGCATTGGGAACGTCCACCGTTACCAGCTTCGTCGAAAGTACCGCGGGTGTCGCAGCCGGCGGCCGCACCGGTCTTTCTTCCGTCGTAACGGCGCTCTTTTTCCTGCTCGCACTGTTTCTGGCGCCGCTGTTTTTGCTGGTTCCCGGAGCGGCGACCGCTCCGGCGCTGATTTTCGTCGGTTTTCTGATGATGAAATCGGTTACCGGAATCAATTTTGAAGATCCCACCGAAGGCATTCCGTGTTTTATCGCGATTATCGTCATGCCGTTTGCGTACAGCATTGCCGAAGGTATCGTATGGGGCGTTCTGGCGTACGTATTGGTCAACGCCGTAACCGGTAAATTCAAGAAAATATCCGTTATCACCTGGATTCTGTTCGTCATATTCCTGCTGCGTTTCTTTTTGAAATAA
- a CDS encoding deoxycytidylate deaminase, whose translation MNEQESIPYVRPHWDDYFMEICRTVAKRATCDRGRSGCVIARDNRILVTGYVGSPAGLPHCDDVGHLLKKMVHENGTVTQHCVRTVHAEQNAICQAAKNGISIDGATLYCKMTPCRTCTMLIINCGIKRVVCEKRYHDSADSLTMFEAAGVEIVHLNDDVQQYDKM comes from the coding sequence ATGAACGAACAAGAATCGATACCGTACGTACGTCCGCACTGGGACGACTATTTTATGGAAATCTGCCGGACAGTCGCAAAACGGGCAACCTGCGATAGGGGCCGTTCCGGCTGCGTTATCGCGCGCGACAACAGGATTTTAGTCACCGGCTACGTCGGTTCCCCCGCGGGACTGCCGCACTGCGACGACGTGGGGCACCTGCTCAAAAAAATGGTGCATGAAAACGGAACCGTTACCCAGCACTGCGTCAGAACCGTTCACGCCGAACAGAACGCCATCTGTCAAGCGGCAAAAAACGGCATATCCATAGACGGCGCGACGCTGTACTGCAAAATGACGCCGTGCAGAACGTGTACGATGCTGATCATCAACTGCGGAATCAAGCGGGTTGTGTGCGAAAAACGCTATCACGACAGCGCCGATTCGCTCACGATGTTTGAAGCTGCCGGAGTCGAAATCGTCCATCTGAACGACGACGTCCAGCAGTATGATAAAATGTAG
- the thrC gene encoding threonine synthase, with product MIYTDTRDSCVRSDFRTAVMNGMNAETGGLYIPVEFPKLDKSFLGKNPEPSFRDIAFESAKPFVGNEIPSDDLQAIIADAYPFSAQVVPVDPVSYVLELFHGPTCAFKDFGARFMARVMSYFNRSESDPLHILVATSGDTGSAVGSAFYNVPGLDVTILYPEGKISPLQEKQLSTFTGNVRSLRVAGTFDDCQKLVKTAFTDSQLRGRFRLSSANSINIARLLPQSFYYTYAALVVKHRSPRDNKIDDPAIIFTVPSGNFGNLTSGLIAREMGAPITGFVAATNANRTVPDWIASGEYRPRPSVATLSNAMDVGAPSNYERIKAIYPLEKVRELFASYWLDDEGTMDAIRSCYSRTGYIIDPHGAVAWHAWDDIRRGAMTRLMGGLAGSPNEPGLTPNVPAWAQRVAGKSAVGVILETAHPAKFGETVKEAIGREPSLPDRLEKVMSLPDMSIPMAADYEAFRAWLVANL from the coding sequence ATGATTTATACAGATACCAGAGATTCTTGCGTCCGTTCCGATTTCAGGACTGCCGTCATGAACGGTATGAATGCCGAAACAGGCGGTTTATATATTCCCGTTGAGTTTCCCAAACTCGATAAGAGTTTTTTGGGTAAAAATCCGGAACCTTCGTTCCGTGATATTGCGTTCGAGTCGGCAAAGCCGTTCGTCGGTAACGAAATTCCGTCCGACGATTTGCAGGCTATCATAGCGGATGCGTATCCGTTCAGTGCGCAGGTGGTTCCCGTTGATCCGGTTTCGTACGTTTTGGAACTGTTTCACGGACCGACGTGTGCATTTAAAGACTTCGGCGCGCGTTTTATGGCGCGCGTCATGTCGTACTTTAACCGGAGCGAGTCGGATCCGCTGCATATCCTCGTGGCGACGTCCGGCGACACCGGCAGCGCGGTCGGCAGTGCGTTTTATAACGTGCCCGGTCTCGACGTTACCATTTTGTATCCCGAAGGAAAAATCAGCCCGCTGCAGGAAAAGCAGCTTTCAACGTTCACCGGAAACGTGCGCTCGCTGCGCGTTGCCGGTACGTTCGACGACTGCCAGAAACTGGTGAAAACCGCGTTTACCGATTCGCAACTGCGCGGCCGCTTCCGGCTGTCTTCGGCAAACTCGATTAATATAGCCCGATTGCTGCCGCAAAGCTTCTATTATACGTACGCAGCGCTCGTGGTTAAGCACCGCAGCCCGCGCGACAATAAAATCGACGATCCGGCGATCATTTTCACCGTTCCGTCGGGAAACTTCGGTAATCTGACGTCCGGGCTGATCGCGCGTGAAATGGGAGCGCCCATTACCGGCTTCGTTGCCGCGACGAACGCGAACCGCACCGTTCCCGATTGGATTGCAAGCGGCGAATACCGCCCCCGCCCGTCGGTGGCGACACTGTCGAACGCGATGGACGTCGGCGCACCGAGTAATTACGAACGAATCAAAGCGATATATCCGCTTGAAAAAGTGCGCGAACTGTTCGCTTCTTACTGGCTTGACGACGAAGGCACTATGGACGCAATCCGCAGCTGTTATTCGCGTACCGGCTATATTATCGATCCGCACGGCGCGGTCGCGTGGCACGCGTGGGACGATATCCGCCGCGGCGCCATGACCAGGCTTATGGGCGGACTCGCCGGTTCGCCCAACGAACCGGGACTGACGCCGAACGTTCCCGCTTGGGCACAACGCGTCGCCGGAAAATCTGCGGTCGGCGTGATTCTTGAAACCGCGCATCCGGCAAAATTCGGCGAAACGGTCAAAGAAGCAATCGGCCGTGAACCGTCGCTGCCCGACCGGCTCGAAAAAGTGATGTCGCTGCCCGATATGTCAATTCCGATGGCCGCAGATTACGAAGCGTTCCGCGCCTGGCTCGTTGCCAATTTATAG
- the alr gene encoding alanine racemase, which produces MRATYAYIYLDNLRHNLAAIRTCIKPETRICVPVKADAYGHGAVQTARTAQECGVSYLAVAAVSEGIELREAGIELPILLLSVPQPEEFAEIVSYALMPAVFDAEFIDLLSETAVRMKRRLPVHLKIDTGMGRIGCPAEEAARLAERISKSAALELAGVFTHFAAADSLVPADEAYTHGQIERFVQAVDSIRDRHINPGIVHCASSAAILQYPEAQFDMVRPGIIVYGYYPGDITEDYLQRAGRPLHLKPLLEVRSKISAIKPIRAGESISYGRTWTADSDGEIGVIPIGYADGIIRRFAPDIRISVNGRAYPVRGRICMDQCMIDLGKNSGVSRWDDAIIFGPKENGAACSAEDLAQATGTISYEILCGINKRVPRVYIP; this is translated from the coding sequence ATGAGAGCAACATATGCATACATATATCTTGACAATTTAAGACATAATCTGGCGGCTATCCGCACGTGTATAAAACCCGAAACGCGTATATGCGTCCCGGTCAAAGCGGACGCATACGGTCACGGTGCCGTTCAAACGGCACGGACGGCGCAAGAGTGCGGCGTCTCGTATCTTGCAGTCGCCGCCGTTTCCGAAGGAATCGAATTGCGGGAAGCGGGTATTGAACTGCCGATTCTGCTGCTGAGCGTACCGCAGCCCGAAGAATTCGCCGAAATCGTTTCATATGCTTTGATGCCGGCCGTATTCGACGCCGAATTCATTGATTTGCTGAGTGAAACCGCCGTCCGCATGAAGCGGCGGCTGCCGGTTCATCTGAAAATCGACACCGGCATGGGACGGATAGGCTGCCCGGCGGAAGAAGCGGCGCGGCTGGCCGAACGTATCTCGAAATCGGCAGCGCTGGAATTGGCGGGCGTATTCACCCATTTTGCAGCGGCGGATTCGCTGGTACCGGCAGACGAAGCTTACACGCACGGACAAATCGAACGGTTCGTCCAAGCCGTCGATTCAATCAGAGATCGGCACATCAATCCGGGAATCGTCCATTGTGCAAGTTCGGCGGCGATACTGCAATATCCCGAAGCCCAGTTCGACATGGTGCGTCCCGGAATCATCGTATACGGCTACTATCCGGGCGACATAACGGAGGATTATCTGCAGCGAGCGGGGCGGCCGCTTCATTTGAAACCGCTCCTGGAAGTACGCAGCAAAATTTCGGCAATAAAACCGATCCGCGCCGGTGAAAGTATTTCGTACGGCCGCACCTGGACAGCCGATTCCGACGGGGAAATCGGCGTCATCCCGATAGGGTACGCCGACGGTATTATCCGCAGATTCGCGCCGGACATACGGATTTCCGTTAACGGCCGCGCGTATCCGGTGCGCGGCAGGATCTGCATGGATCAGTGCATGATCGACCTCGGCAAAAACAGCGGCGTTTCCCGCTGGGACGACGCAATCATATTCGGCCCGAAAGAAAACGGAGCCGCCTGCAGTGCCGAAGATCTTGCACAGGCAACCGGAACGATTTCATACGAGATTCTGTGCGGGATAAACAAACGGGTGCCGCGCGTATACATTCCGTAA